The genomic segment TACATGGAGATGATCTACAAGAAGACCGCAGCCCTCATCGCAGCAGCAACAAAGGCAGGAGCCATAATGGGTGGCGCATCAGAGAGAGAGGTTGAGGCCCTGGAGGACTACGGAAAATTCATTGGCCTGGCATTCCAGATCCACGACGACTACCTGGATGTGGTAAGTGATGAGGAATCCCTGGGCAAACCTGTGGGTAGTGACATAGCAGAGGGTAAGATGACCCTCATGGTGGTCAAGGCCCTTGAGGGGGCATCAGAGGAGGACAGGGAGAGACTCATATCAATCCTTGGATCAGGCGATGAGGGCCTTGTCGCTGAGGCCATAGAGATCTTTGAACGCTACGGTGCAACCCAGTATGCCCATGAGGTGGCCCTTGACTATGTGAGGATGGCCAAGGAGCGCCTTGAGATACTTGAAGACTCAGATGCAAGGAAAGCCCTCATTAGGATAGCTGACTTTGTACTTGAAAGGGAACACTAGGTGATGACTGTGGAGGACCTCGTCTACCGCTACGCACTCATGAATGCGGTTAAGCACAGGGGAAAGGCAAACCCGGGCGCCGTCATGGGGGCCGTTATGAGCAACGAACCTGAACTCAGAAGTAGGGCCCCCGAGGTCAAGGAGGCTGTTCAGGCTGCTGTTGAGAAGGTTAACAGTTTAACACCTGAGGAACAGCAGAGGGAAATGGAGAGGCTCGGCCTTGAAATCAGGGAGAGGAAGCAGAAGAAGAGGCGGGGACTCAGGGACCTCCCGGATGTTAAGGGTGAGGTTGTACTGAGGTTCGCCCCCAACCCCAGCGGACCACTCCACATAGGCCATGCAAGGGCAGCCATCCTCAACCATGAATACGCCAGGAGGTATGATGGCAGGCTAATACTCAGAATCGAGGACACCGACCCCCGAAGGGTTGACCCGGAGGCCTATGATATGATCCCCTCTGACCTGGAGTGGCTTGGTGTTGAATGGGATGAGACCGTCATCCAGAGCGACCGAATGGAGATCTACTATGAGTACACAGAGAGGCTCATAGAGAGGGGTGGAGCATACGTATGCACCTGTACCCCGGAGGCATTCAGGAAACTCAAAAATGAGGGGGAGGCCTGTCACTGCCGCGACCTGGGGGTCAGGGAGAACCTCCAGCGCTGGAGGGAGATGTTTGAGATGCCAGAGGGCTCAGCGGTTGTTAGGGTTAAGACGGACCTCCAGCACCCCAACCCCGCCATAAGGGACTGGATTTCAATGAGGATAGTGGAGGCAGAACACCCCCGCACAGGCAGACGCTACAGGGTGTACCCCATGATGAACTTCTCGGTTGCTGTGGACGACCACCTCCTCGGGGTGACCCATGTCCTCAGGGGCAAGGACCACCTTGCAAACAGCGAAAAACAGGAGTACCTCTACAGGCACCTAGACTGGGGGCCCCCGGTATTCATACACTACGGACGCCTCAAGATGGATGACATTGCACTGAGCACATCAGGGGCAAGAGAGGGGATAACCGCCGGTAAATACTCTGGCTGGGACGACCCCCGCCTTGGAACCATCAGGGCCATCGCAAGGAGGGGTGTGAGGCCAGAGGCGATAAGAAAACTCATGGTTGAGATCGGTGTCAAGATAGCAGACTCCACCATGAGCTGGAAGAAGATCTACGGTCTCAACAGGAACATCCTGGAGGAAGAAGCCAGGAGGTACTTCTTCGCGGCAGACCCTGTCAGGTTCGAAATAGCTGGACTGCCAGAACCCATCAGGGTTGAAAGACCCCTGCACCCTGATAAACCTGAACTGGGTAACCGGATCCTCGAGCTGAATGGGGACGTTTACCTCCCCAGGGGTGACCTCAGGGAGGGTCCTCTGAGGTTAATAGATGCTGTTAACGTGATCTACTCTGATGGTGAACTCAGATACCACAGTGAGGGCATCGAGGAGGCAAGGGAGCTGGGGGCAGCCATGATACACTGGGTTCCAGCCGAATCAGCCCTCAAGGCAGTGGTCGTGATGCCTGACGCCTCAGAGGTTGAGGGTGTCATTGAGCATGATGCCTTAGAACTTGAGGTTGATGATGTGGTACAGCTTGAAAGATTCGGCTTTGCCAGGCTGGATTCATCAGGCGAGAGACTGTTATTCTATTATGCCCATAAATGAATGGGAACCTCTTTCAACCATTTTTCTTGAAGGCCTTTCAGTGGACAGATTAAACAGGTAGACGTCGAAGATGCACGGCTTGTCTGTGAGCAAGATCGTCTTTCAGTGGACAGATTAAACAGGTAGACTCTACTGGGAGCACACATAAATTTAATTATAATGGCGAAAAGATCTGAAACTGTCAGTAGATCTTCGGGTTCATACTTCATTCTGGGGGTAATGATGAACAGACTTGAACTTGCCAGGAAGTTTTCAGAGTCACTGAATTATCCTGAAATAGAAAAAATAATCCTTTTTGGGTCCGTTGCCAGGGGGGATGATAGCGAGGGCTCTGATATAGACATAATCATAATCTCCACAAAAAAAACTGAAATAAAGGATAAGGTCATAAGGAAGGCGCGTGATATACTCCTCAGCACAGGTGTCCATATCTCAGTTAAGGTCATTTCACCTGAGGAATACAGGCTTCTGGGGGACACCCATTTCATCTCCAGAATAAGGAAAGAGGGTGTGGTGCTTGGGTGATGAGAAAATTTTAATGGAAAAGGCAGTCAGGAAACTTGAGGCTGCCAGAACACTATGCGAACATGGATTCTATGGAGATGCAGTAAGCAGAGCATACTACGCCATGTTCTTTGCAGCAAGAGCACTGCTATCACGGAGAAACATTTACCCGCAGACTCATAGGGATTGATTTCACAGTTTGGACTCGAATTCGTAAAGAACGGAGAATTCCAGAAGGAAATATTTGACATACTTCTAAGGGCATATGAAGATAGGGAAGAGGCGGATTATGGTATCCTTTCAGAAATAGATCAGAAAGAAGCAATTATTATAATCAAAGGAGCATTGAAGTTCGTGGAGGAATGTAAAACCTTCAGATAAATATCTGAGACCTTATTGTTGATGGCATTCAGCCCCATTAACAGGGATTGCAACTTTTTATACAGCAATTTTTATTAACTCCTGTGGACTACATGATAATATCATTCTTCTTCAGGGAACCTACCTGAAAATTAGTTTCTGAGAGGTTAAATCATGGTGACAGTAAACGAAAACTACCTGCTACTTAAAAGCAGTTACATATTCTCTGAGATAAACAGGAGAGTGGAGGACTTCCAGAGGAAAAACCCTGATGCCGATGTGATAAGGATGGGTATAGGGGATGTTACAAGGCCCCTCCCCTCCGTGGTGGTGGAGGCCTTCCACAGGGCCGTCGATGAGATGGCTCACGAGGAAACCTTCATGGGATATGGACCTGAACAGGGTTACCCATTCCTCAGGGAGGCCATAGCAGAAAACGATTACGCCTCAAGGGGTGTTGAGGTTTCACCCGAGGAGATATTCATAAGTGACGGTGCAAAGTGTGACACAGGAAACATCCAGGAGATCTTTGGACAGGACAATGTGGTCGCGGTGACAGACCCTGTCTATCCAGTGTACGTGGAGAGCAACGTTATGGCGGGAAGGGCCGGTCCCGCAGATGAGACTGGAAGGTACAGTGGTCTGGTGTACATTCCGTGCACAGAGGAGAACGGATTCATACCAGCACTTCCTGAGGAGAAGGTTGACCTCATATACCTCTGCTACCCCAACAACCCCACAGGAACAGCGCTCACAGAGAAGCAACTCGCAGAGTGGGTTGACTATGCAAGGGACAGTGGCAGCATAATACTATTCGATGCAGCGTACGAGGCCTACATACAGGAGGATGGAATACCCCACAGCATCTATGAGGTGGAGGGTGCAAGGGAGGTTGCAGTTGAGTTCAGGAGCTTCTCAAAGAACGCCGGTTTCACAGGTACAAGGTGCGCCTTCACTGTGGTGCCAGAGGAACTGGAGGTCCCCGACAGTCAGGGGAGGATGCACTCCCTTAAGGAGCTCTGGAACAGGCGCCAGACAACAAAGTTCAATGGGGTTTCCTACCCTGTGCAGAGGGCCGCGGAGGCGGTCTACACACCTGAGGGCCAGAGGGAGATAAGGGAGTCAATAGACTACTACATGGAGAATGCACGGATAATAAGGGAGAGCCTTGAAAGTGCAGGTCTGAGGTACTATGGTGGTGTTAACGCACCATACATCTGGATAAAGACACCTGAGGGCATGGATTCGTGGCAGTTCTTTGACATGCTACTCAATGAGGCGGAGGTTGTTGGAACACCAGGGTCTGGCTTTGGACCGAGCGGTGAGGGATACTTCAGGCTAACAGCATTCAACTCCCTTAAAAATACTGTGAGGGCAATGGAAAGGATATCTGAACTCAGCTTCTAGGTGAGTTCTGAAAATAAATTATTTTTTGATTATTTATTCTTCAGTGGCTGGTTCAGGTCTCAAAGTTCTGAAAATATAAATTATTTTTTTGATGGATGATGTATGGGTTCATCTTCCAAAAAAATAAAATTGGGGTTTTAATTCATGGCAAGGTTTATTGCCCTGTAGGCTACGCTGGTCCCCATATTGAGGTCCCTCTGGACTATCGAGCTGCTTTTGGTTTTTGTCCACCTTGACCAGTCGCTCCTTCCATTGAGGTAGCCCCGCTGCATGAGGCTGTAGATGTCCCCTGAAACGTAGCTTATGCTGGGTGCAAGGTACGTGGCCTGTTTTTCGTAGCTGTTGTGGAGTGTGGATGACTCTCCACTTACACAGTGAGGTGCTGAGAAAGTGTCTGTGATGTAGTGGCTTGCAACACCAAAGCAGTAACTGGCATACCTGTAATTCTTGCTTCTGTAGGCACTCCTACCCCTGTCAAGCCACTTTTTAGCCTCTGTAAAGCTTCTGGGAAAGCTGTGCCTAACAGTATCATGAAACTTTTCGTCAGGGTCGTTGGATCCGTCGATCATGGCGTTAATGTTGATCTTTGATCTCTTGGAGGATGGAAGCTTCTCATAGATGGCCTCAGCGGCGTCATAGTGGGTGACGGTCTTCCATGCATAGGAGCATGGCATCAGCATGAGGACGAGAACGAGAATTAATGACACACCCCTCTTCATTTTAAAACCTCCATGATAATATGAGGGATGCACATGTATAAATTTTTCCTTAACAGGGAGTGATGATATAAAAAATAGAAAAAAGAGGAGGTTCACTTTCCAGCTCCACCCCTCACGAAACCGAAGGCCACGAGGCCAGCGGCCACGAGGACACCCACGATACCATAAACGTACCATGAGGAGTCAGCGCCGCCAGAAGTGGAGGTTGCGTTTGTAACCTCATAGGCCCTCTTAGCCTCCATGGGAGAATCCTCTGAAACCTCAGATGCCGCATTCACATCAGCCGGCGAAGCAGTATGCTCAGCACCCGGCGTGTAATCTGCATGGCCTGCGGTACCATGGGAACCTGAGGGTAAACCCCCGGTTGAACCACCTGTGGAGCCGCCGGGAATGCCGGGTACTCCGCCCTGGTTTCCGTTCTGGCTTCCGCCATTGTTCACCGGGATGAGGTCTTCAAGTGTCCTGTTTGCAGGGATGCTGAATATGTACTGGAGCGCATTCATGGATCCTGTGCCCCCTGAGAGGAGTATGTTGAGTTCATCCCTGTTTATGAGGCGCTCAGCCGCTTTACTGACTGTAGGCGGGGATATCAGGTTTGGTGATGAGTAGTCGTGCTTGTAGAGTCTGATGTACTCCTCATACATGTTGGATCCGGCTGCGAAGCGTGGACCCTGCCAGGTGATGATTGCAACCTTCCCTGTGTTGGTCTTCTCATCCCATACCACTATGTAGCCCACCATTCCATTCATACCGCCCTCTGTCTCGAGCCTTGTCTCCTCAGTTGTCAGCCTCTGGTTGGAGTAGGTTCCCTGGCCAGCTGAAACCCCCAGGAGCATGAATAGGATGTCATCCTTACAGTTGTCCAGTGTTGTTACGTAGATGTACTTCTCGTTCTCACCCTTGGGGTAATTCTGGAATATGTAGTCTGCTATGAGGTAACCGGGTGAGCTTCCACCACAGACATGGTTGTGGAAGAGCCAGCCCATTAGCACGTCGAATGGCGGATCATAGGGGAGTACCTCCTGGATTATGTAATTCGCTGAACTCTGAACAGTGAATGTTCCCGCTGTGAGGTTGTAGTACATTGACCTGATTATCCTCTGGGACCCGTTGATGAGGAAGAAGTCGAACTTCAGCTGACCCCAGAGCGGTGCATGGACAGGCAGGAGTGTCTTTCTGCTTAACCTTGATCCCAGCACATCGAATATTCCATCCCAGACAGCGCCTGTGTCCTGGCCGTTGATCCTCACATAACCTGCGGATGTCAGCACGAAAAGGTGATAGTCATCCTTCTCAAGGTTTATACCCATTGCCCTGAAGAGCTCCACGGCCTTCTCGGCTGCAAGGCGCCCGATGTTTTTGAGGTCACCGTAGGTGAGGTTTCCTGTAATGTATGTCCTGTTTGCCGGTGTTGCATTCACAAGGTTTGTCTGGTTCAGTATGTAGTTGAGGTCGAGTCCGGCTGCACTGATGGTTGTGTTACCCTTGGTGGGTTCATATCCCATGATATAGTTGACCTGGTCCTGTGTGAGGTTGTCGAATGCGTAGAGGATCTTCACAAGTGATTCGGGACTTGTTGTGAGTTTTTTAACTGCCCATGCATTGAACTTGAGTTCAGAGACCGCCGTGGCTTTTGTTTCCTGTTTGTACTTGTTTATCAGTTCCTGCTGACTGTAGGCCATTATTATGAGGGTTCCTGTCTTTGTCTTTGAGTTCCACCGGATGAATCCGGCGATGTTGGTGTCCGCTGTTGTGTTGAAACCAACGTAGGCCCTCTTACCGGGTGTTGCGTCCATGGCGTATATGAAGACGTCATCGTCTGATCCACCAGGCACACCAACAACCTGGTAACTGACACCCTCCAGTGGAAGCCCGAATTCATTGGTTGCAGGATAGTATTTTAGGAGTGTCTCTATCATTGCATATCCGCTGATGGTACCGAGGCAGACGTGTCCATGGAATGCTGCCTCCCTGAGTATGTCAGGTGATAGTCCGATTGCCCATGCGTTGGCAAGGCTTGCTATGGGGAATGTGTCGCTTCCAAGTTTTTTCTGGAGTGCCTGGTACTGTGTAAGTGTCATGTTCTGTGACACGGTTCCAACGTAGATCGGTGTCATGCTGGCGTTTTTGAAGTATGCGAGTATGAGGTCGTTTCCCTTCTTTATGATGAAAGCGAAGTCCAGGGGGTCGAGGCGTGTTTTTCTGAGCATCAGAAGGTTACCCTTCCCGTAGCTCACTCTACCGCGGGCCTGGTTGAGTATGCCCTCAAGGACATCCTCTGATGTCTGGTTCCTGTAGTATGCTGTTCCGGCTGTTGTTATAACCAGGACATCACCTGTTTTTGTTAAGTTCAGTATCTTGTCAGCCTTCCTGGTGATCTCCCTTCCCAGTCTGTAGGCGTCTGTGGCGTTCATCCTGAGGGAGAGGTAAGCAGCGTATTTTGTCCCGTAGTCTGTGAGCTGGAATGTGTGTGAGAGTTCCCTGTAACCGGGGGCCCTGACCTTTATGGTGAACCGTGTGGTGTTTGTGATGTTCCCGTAGGTGAAGAGGATCTTTGTTATGTTGGCTGCCGGGTCAAAGATCCTTGTGAAGTTGATCCTTGTTCCGTTTTCGTCTGTGACTTCCTGTATGTCAGGGTTTATCTGGCTGTTGTCGTCGGCATACTCGTACTTTACATCAACCCCTACCTCACATGAGGTGTCCGCCGCGCTCACTGAACCTGTCAGTGTTACAGCAAAGAGAAGAACAATGAAAGCGATGAAATACTGTCTTCTCATCAAAATTTTCACCTCCTTAAATTCTTTCATAAAAAATAATGATATTCTTAATATATAAAGATTAGTTATTACTAAATTTGGGTAATGGCGAGTAGAAATAATACTTAATTCTGTATGGTGATGGGGTATTGCGCACTTTCAGGTGTGAGAAGAAAAGGGCATTTTAATGGGTTTAAAAATAAAAAGGTATTTGGAGAAGGCGTTTAATGCCTTTATTTCTTCCTTTCTATCCTGATTGAGATTGGGGGTTCAATTTCCTTCTTGCGGATCACCCAGATCGCGGCTCCAAGCACAATGAGGATTATGAGCCATGCGGGTATCACGATGACGGTATCAGATGTCTCTATGGTCTTTGTCTGGTGGTAGCGACCATATTTTATCTCTGTCTTCGCGGTGTAGGGTCCGAATTCTATCCACCCTGGCTTCCAGGTCTCAACCAGTGTGTAGTTGTCTTCGGGGTAGACAACACCGTCGATGGGGACCCTCTGCGTCCCTGTTATCCCTGTGAGTTCAATGGCCCCTGTCATGTTTGCCTGGACGGTACCAGTATTTCTGAGTTTGTAGGTGAACTTACCTGGCATGAAACTCAGAAGAACACTTGGAGCTTTGTGGTCCTCCAGCTTCAGGGACTCCACTATCGGGCCGGGGAGACCCACATATATGGGTACCACCAGTTCAACTCCCTGGACTATCTGTACTTGTCCCGCTGTCCTGTTCTGAACTGGTAACCCCCTTATAACTATGGCCCCTGCGGCGTCAAGGTAGTTTATCTTTCCTGGCGCATTCACTGTGAACCTGATCTTCCTTGACTCGCCAGGTTTCAGTTTGAATGATGTGTTGCCCTCTATGGTTATCCACTGGGCTATCCCCCTGTCGGAGTATACCAGGTTAACGCTGTCCATGAGGAGCCTCTTCTTGGTTACGTTGACGTTCACCTCTTCCTTACCGATGTTGCGCACTGTTACCTCACCACTCACTGACTGGCCAGGTTTCAGGTTGTACCTGAAGTCTGCTGGTGATGCCCAGAGACCGGTTGCCACTGCGGGTGCTATGTAGCCAAGAATGAATATGATCATTAAGAGGGCTGTTAAATATCTGGTTTTCATTGTCATCCACCTTTCCTATAAAAAAGAGTTTGGGATCGGGACTATAAAAAATTTATTAAAAATTTTTAAAAGAAAGAGGTTGTTAAAAAAGGTATTTTCTTTTTTGTGTTGTTGTGCAGCTTATGGTGGTGCAGCTGTGTTGTGTTTAACTGCTGTGTAGGTGTTTGTGATTGTGTATACACCATCCTCTGTGAATGAAGGCACATTTAGCTGCATTCTTGTTGTCCACTGTGTTGGTGTTCCGGTCCCCTGCGCTGCCTTGTTCATGTTGTCATAGATTTTCTGTGATGACTGGGTGAATGTTAGGTATGAGCCTGTAACATTGCTGAATATTTTAAACCCTGTTATTGGTATTGTGTCTGTTGCTGTGAGGCTTGTGAATGCTGCAGCGTTTGCCTTGACGTAGAGGTCGATTTTAACGTTACCTGTGTTATTTATTGTGAAATCAGGACTTGTACCTGTGTTCCCTGCGTTTATTGATCCAAAGTTAACGTCTGATACCTGTATTGCGATTGCCTCAGGCACAGTGACTGTCACTGTCTGTGTTGCTGTTGCCGCATATGATGGTGAACTGTATGCACCGAGTGCCACCACAAACATCAGGGCAACTATAAGTGGGATTACCCCCATTATTTTTTCCCTCATATATATCACCAGATTAATTTTTCAGATAAAATTAATTGTCACAGCCCACTATATAAATCTTTCGAGATTTCGTGACATTGGAAACATATAATAAATGAATTTGTGATTATTGTCACAAAATCAGGTTGATGTGTAGATGAGGGTTGTTGAGTATGTGCCTGGATCCGTGTATGTAGGCACAGTTATGTAAAGGCTGAGTGGAACACTTGAGGATCCTATAAATCCAGAATATGTCATTATGACCTGGTTGGAGGTTGTAAATGGCCTCTTGCTTAGGCTTGGTGTGCTGAACTTAAAATTGGAGAGGGGTATCGTGAGTGAACTGTTGGCTGTATTTACAAGGTTGCCTGATGCCCTTACAGAGAGGGTATCACCACCGGCGATTATGTAGTTTACAGTTGCTGTTACAGCGTCGGGGTAGCTCCTCTCAATCCCATCAGGGGGTACCGTTCCAAGGCTGATGGTGGATGGCTCAACGGTTACTGATGACCACAGTGAAAGTGGCTGCACCACACCCCCACGGGGAGTTGAAGTGTTATTCACTGATGAATTGTTTCCAGTCTCATTGACCGCAGCTGCAGTGAAGACACCCATAACCAGCAAGAATAATACCATAACCGGAATCAGCGCTTTTCTCATAAGATCCCCAACCTACTGTCAATATAAAAGGCGCAGCATTTATATATTTTTTGATTTTAATCTCAGAGGAGTACATCTGATGGAGCATCGCCTGTTCAGATGTTTTCCAGGATCATCGTTTTCCTTAGATGTGGTCCAGGACCATCCTTCTCCTCTTATGCCTCCGGAAGTCCAGTGATGTTGAGACACTGCTGAGGTACTTCCTGCTTATCTCCGCAGCCCTCACTATTTCATCATCCCTGGGCCGCCGGGCACCCAGGCTGTTGTTGTAGCCAACATAACCGGTTATGCGGTAGGGAACGTCCCACTCTGAGAGGAACTCCGCGATTTTTTCAATCTCATCAACATCCACGATTCCAGGGATGAGGACAGTTGAGACCTCCAGTTTACCTGAACCTGTGAGTTCCTCTATACACTCAAGGACAGACCTGTTTGATCTTCCTGTGAGCTGCAGGTGTTTCTCATCATCGAGTGCCTTGAGGTCAACGTGGACCTCGTGGAATGTACTCTTCCTCAGGATTTCCCACCGTGTGCCGTTGGTTGAGATGGTCACATGGAGGTCCCTGCTGAGGGCCTCTGTGAATTCAGGCAGGTCCCTCTGCAGTGTGGGCTCACCACCGGCTATGAGCACACTGTCTATACCCTCCTCTGAACTGATCCTCAGGACCCGGTCTGCTATCCTCTCCGCATCATACTCCCTGCAGTTTCGTGGGGTGAAGAAGCAGTACCTGCACCTGAGGTTGCAGGTGGGTGTGAGCACGGTTATGATGTCACTTACGGATATGTGTGATAGCTGGATATGTTTCACCTCGGAGGTATACTATGATGTCACTTACAGACATCTCTGATGTACAAATAAATTTCAACTCAAATTCATGGTTTATTGCTGTTGTGGTATATATGTGGCGGTCCAGATCCTGCATTTCTGCTCATCTTTCCACACCAGGGAACCAACTTCATTATACATTTATATTACGAAGTTACCTCTCTCTGACACAGAAGTACTCAGATACCTCATCTTCAGATAATCTGTGCTCCCTCCATACCTCACACCCACTGCAGAGGCACTCCTCATGGGGATCTATATCGGTACAGAGGGCCTTACCTGTGGAACAGTATACCCCCGGTACCCTGTCGGTGTCCATGCGCATGGCACTGTCAAGGTCCTGCTGGGTTATGAGGAGCATTATCTTTTTCTTATCCGCCACGCACTGACTCTTACTCTGGACTGGACACTCAAGGCAGAGGCACCTTCTGATGTTTTCCATGCTGAAGTCAACCTGCATGCCATCACCGTAGCTGTATATGTGTCTGCTTCCACTTCATCTTTACCATAACCTCGAAAAATTTCAATTAATAATCATGATAAACAGAATTTTTTTCAGAAAAACCACTGTTATTTAAAACTTTTGTCTTGTAACTTTTAGAAACTGATATTAATGAAGGTGATCTACTTAATATCGGTATAATGTGGTCAACCGGCACTGAGCCGGTAGGCATTTCTACCGAAGGTGATCTAATGGCTGAGTTATATGAGAAAATGGTAAAAGAGGCCATGATG from the Methanothermobacter sp. K4 genome contains:
- the gltX gene encoding glutamate--tRNA ligase, with translation MMTVEDLVYRYALMNAVKHRGKANPGAVMGAVMSNEPELRSRAPEVKEAVQAAVEKVNSLTPEEQQREMERLGLEIRERKQKKRRGLRDLPDVKGEVVLRFAPNPSGPLHIGHARAAILNHEYARRYDGRLILRIEDTDPRRVDPEAYDMIPSDLEWLGVEWDETVIQSDRMEIYYEYTERLIERGGAYVCTCTPEAFRKLKNEGEACHCRDLGVRENLQRWREMFEMPEGSAVVRVKTDLQHPNPAIRDWISMRIVEAEHPRTGRRYRVYPMMNFSVAVDDHLLGVTHVLRGKDHLANSEKQEYLYRHLDWGPPVFIHYGRLKMDDIALSTSGAREGITAGKYSGWDDPRLGTIRAIARRGVRPEAIRKLMVEIGVKIADSTMSWKKIYGLNRNILEEEARRYFFAADPVRFEIAGLPEPIRVERPLHPDKPELGNRILELNGDVYLPRGDLREGPLRLIDAVNVIYSDGELRYHSEGIEEARELGAAMIHWVPAESALKAVVVMPDASEVEGVIEHDALELEVDDVVQLERFGFARLDSSGERLLFYYAHK
- a CDS encoding nucleotidyltransferase domain-containing protein, translating into MNRLELARKFSESLNYPEIEKIILFGSVARGDDSEGSDIDIIIISTKKTEIKDKVIRKARDILLSTGVHISVKVISPEEYRLLGDTHFISRIRKEGVVLG
- a CDS encoding HEPN domain-containing protein; amino-acid sequence: MEKAVRKLEAARTLCEHGFYGDAVSRAYYAMFFAARALLSRRNIYPQTHRD
- a CDS encoding LL-diaminopimelate aminotransferase, translating into MMVTVNENYLLLKSSYIFSEINRRVEDFQRKNPDADVIRMGIGDVTRPLPSVVVEAFHRAVDEMAHEETFMGYGPEQGYPFLREAIAENDYASRGVEVSPEEIFISDGAKCDTGNIQEIFGQDNVVAVTDPVYPVYVESNVMAGRAGPADETGRYSGLVYIPCTEENGFIPALPEEKVDLIYLCYPNNPTGTALTEKQLAEWVDYARDSGSIILFDAAYEAYIQEDGIPHSIYEVEGAREVAVEFRSFSKNAGFTGTRCAFTVVPEELEVPDSQGRMHSLKELWNRRQTTKFNGVSYPVQRAAEAVYTPEGQREIRESIDYYMENARIIRESLESAGLRYYGGVNAPYIWIKTPEGMDSWQFFDMLLNEAEVVGTPGSGFGPSGEGYFRLTAFNSLKNTVRAMERISELSF
- a CDS encoding zinc dependent phospholipase C family protein, whose amino-acid sequence is MKRGVSLILVLVLMLMPCSYAWKTVTHYDAAEAIYEKLPSSKRSKININAMIDGSNDPDEKFHDTVRHSFPRSFTEAKKWLDRGRSAYRSKNYRYASYCFGVASHYITDTFSAPHCVSGESSTLHNSYEKQATYLAPSISYVSGDIYSLMQRGYLNGRSDWSRWTKTKSSSIVQRDLNMGTSVAYRAINLAMN
- a CDS encoding FmdE family protein, yielding MRRQYFIAFIVLLFAVTLTGSVSAADTSCEVGVDVKYEYADDNSQINPDIQEVTDENGTRINFTRIFDPAANITKILFTYGNITNTTRFTIKVRAPGYRELSHTFQLTDYGTKYAAYLSLRMNATDAYRLGREITRKADKILNLTKTGDVLVITTAGTAYYRNQTSEDVLEGILNQARGRVSYGKGNLLMLRKTRLDPLDFAFIIKKGNDLILAYFKNASMTPIYVGTVSQNMTLTQYQALQKKLGSDTFPIASLANAWAIGLSPDILREAAFHGHVCLGTISGYAMIETLLKYYPATNEFGLPLEGVSYQVVGVPGGSDDDVFIYAMDATPGKRAYVGFNTTADTNIAGFIRWNSKTKTGTLIIMAYSQQELINKYKQETKATAVSELKFNAWAVKKLTTSPESLVKILYAFDNLTQDQVNYIMGYEPTKGNTTISAAGLDLNYILNQTNLVNATPANRTYITGNLTYGDLKNIGRLAAEKAVELFRAMGINLEKDDYHLFVLTSAGYVRINGQDTGAVWDGIFDVLGSRLSRKTLLPVHAPLWGQLKFDFFLINGSQRIIRSMYYNLTAGTFTVQSSANYIIQEVLPYDPPFDVLMGWLFHNHVCGGSSPGYLIADYIFQNYPKGENEKYIYVTTLDNCKDDILFMLLGVSAGQGTYSNQRLTTEETRLETEGGMNGMVGYIVVWDEKTNTGKVAIITWQGPRFAAGSNMYEEYIRLYKHDYSSPNLISPPTVSKAAERLINRDELNILLSGGTGSMNALQYIFSIPANRTLEDLIPVNNGGSQNGNQGGVPGIPGGSTGGSTGGLPSGSHGTAGHADYTPGAEHTASPADVNAASEVSEDSPMEAKRAYEVTNATSTSGGADSSWYVYGIVGVLVAAGLVAFGFVRGGAGK
- a CDS encoding radical SAM protein, which encodes MKHIQLSHISVSDIITVLTPTCNLRCRYCFFTPRNCREYDAERIADRVLRISSEEGIDSVLIAGGEPTLQRDLPEFTEALSRDLHVTISTNGTRWEILRKSTFHEVHVDLKALDDEKHLQLTGRSNRSVLECIEELTGSGKLEVSTVLIPGIVDVDEIEKIAEFLSEWDVPYRITGYVGYNNSLGARRPRDDEIVRAAEISRKYLSSVSTSLDFRRHKRRRMVLDHI
- a CDS encoding DUF2769 domain-containing protein, producing the protein MQVDFSMENIRRCLCLECPVQSKSQCVADKKKIMLLITQQDLDSAMRMDTDRVPGVYCSTGKALCTDIDPHEECLCSGCEVWREHRLSEDEVSEYFCVRER